The genomic DNA GCCCACCGACCAACTCATCGTCCCCTCCCGCACGGTCCACCTCCCCCTCTCCTGGGACGACCCGGCCACCCGCGAGGCCATCGCCCGCTATATGGCCGGCGTTCGCGACGACGCCCCCTGGTGCCCCTGGAACATCGAGTTCATCCGCCGCGTCAACGGCCTGGACTCGGTCGAGGACGTCTACGGCACGGTCTTCGACGCCGAATACCTCGTACTCGGCCTGGGAGACGTCTACTTGGGCGCCCCGGTGGCCACACCACTCGACCCCCGACACCGCCTGGTGACGACGAAGTACAACCCGGCCCGCACCTGGACGGCCGAGAACTCGGTCGGCATCGGCGGGGCATACCTCTGCATCTACGGCATGGAGGGCCCCGGCGGCTACCAGTTCGTGGGCCGTACGACCCAGGTGTGGTCGGGCTGGCAGCAGCGCGGCGCGTTCGAGCAGGGCTCCCCCTGGCTCCTTCGCTTCTTCGACCGCATCAAGTGGTACCCGGTGGAGCCGGACGAACTCCTGGAACTCCGGGCCGACATCATCTCCGGCCGCTTCGTCCCGCGCATCGAGGAGGGCACGTTCTCGCTCGCCGAGTACGAGGCGTTCCTCGCCGAACACGCCGAGTCCATCGGAGAGTTCAGGTCCCGCCAGCAGACCGCGTTCGGCGCGGAACGCGATGCCTGGGAGGCGGCGGGCGAGTTCACCCGCGCTGAGGCGGCAGCGGCCCCGGCACCACCTCAGGCCGAGGTGACGATCCCGGCGGGCGGCCGCCTGGTGGAGGCCGAATTCGCGGCGTCCGTCTGGCAGTTGAACGTGGAGCCGGGCGACGAGGTGACGGCCGGCCAACCCCTCCTGGCCCTGGAGGCGATGAAAATGGAATCCAGGGTGCACGCCCCGATGGCAGGCGTGGTGACCGAGATCCTGGCCAGGCCGGGCGACCAGGTGGAAGCGGGAACGGCGCTGCTCGTCCTCGCCCCCGCAAGCTGAACCGCAAGGAGCAACAAAAGATGTCGATGACCGTGTCCCGAGTCCGCGCCGCCTACGCCCGCATCGAGGCAGTGGACCGCCCCGAGATCTGGATCGACCTGCGCCCGCAGCCGGAGGTCGAGCAAGAGGCACAGGCCCTGGACGAACGACTGTCGGCGGGCGAGCAACTCCCGCTCGCGGGCCGCCTGTTCGCGGCGAAGGGCAACATAGACGTCCAGGGCCTCCCGACGACGGCGGGCTGCCCGTCGTACGCCTACGAACCGGAGACCGACGCCCCGGTGGTGGCCCGTCTCCGCGCGGCCGGCGCGATCGTGCTCGGCACGACGAACCTCGACCAGTTCGCCACGGGCCTGGTCGGCACCCGCTCCCCCTACGGCGCGGTCCGCAACGCCCACGACCCGGCGCGGATCAGCGGCGGCTCCAGCGCCGGTTCGGCCGTCGCCGTGGCCCTGGGCATCGTCGACTTCGCCCTCGGCACGGACACGGCGGGCTCGGGCCGGGTGCCCGCCGCCTTCAACGGCATCGTCGGCCTCAAGCCCACCAAGGGCCTGGTCCCCACGGAGGGCGTGGTCCCGGCCTGCGCCTCGATCGACTGCGTGACGGTCTTCGCCCGCACCCTCCCGGAGGCGGAGCAGGCCCTGTCCTTCATGGCCTCTCCACCGGACCGGGACCTCCCGCCCCTCCCCCAGCGCGCGCCGGGCCCGTGGCGCGTCGCGGTGGCGGCACGGGACGACCTGGGCGAGCTGGACGAGGGCTGGGCGGAGGCGTACGACGCGGCGGTGGAGCGGCTCAGGGGCGCGGGCGCCGAGATCCGCACCCTGGACCTCACCCCCTTCACCGAGGCGGCGGCGATGCTCTACCAGGGGGCGTTCGTGGCCGAGCGCTACACAGCGGTAGGAGCCTTTGTCGACAAGGCGATCGCATCCGGCTCGGAGGACCTGGACCCCACGGTCGCGGGCATCATCACCCGAGCCCGAGACATCCCGGCCCACCAGTTGTACGCGGACCAGGACCGCCTGGACGCCCTACGAGCCCGGGCCCTCGCCGAACTGGCCGACGCGGACGCCCTGTTGCTCCCGACGACCCCGGGTCACCCGACCCTGGCCGAGGTGGCCGCCGACCCCCTGGGCGCAAACGCCCGCCTGGGCCGCTTCACCAACTCCACGAACCTCTTCGACCTGGCAGCGGTGGCAGTCCCGTCGGGCGAGGTGAACGGACTCCCCTTCGGCGTGATGCTGATCGGCCCGGCATTCACGGACGACCGCCTGGCGCAGATCTCCCGCGACCTGAACCCGGAGACCTACATCGCCGTAGTCGGCGCCCACCTGACGGGCCAGCCCCTGAACCCCCAACTCCTGTCCCTGGGAGCTCACTTGGACCGCACGACCACAACGGCCCCGGTCTACCGCCTACACACCCTCGCCACGACCCCGCCGAAGCCGGGCTTGGTGCGCGTGGGCGAGGGAGGGGCATCGATCGAGGCAGAAGTATGGCGCCTACCGGCAGAGGGCTTGGGCCGCCTACTGACCGCACTCCCCCGCCCAATGACCTTGGGCAGCGTGGAGTTGACAGACGGCACAAGCGTCCCGGGCTTCCTCTGCGAGCCAGGTGCGCTGTCCAACGCCGAGGACATCACAAGCTACGGCGGCTGGCGAAACTACATGAGCTCTTGAGGAACGCAGGGCCCACCCCCTAGGGGCGCGGGGAACTGCGCGACCAGCCACAACGCACCCGCACCCGCCAACGAACCCTCACCCCACCGACGAGTAGGCCACAACCCCCCGCAACAACAACTCAACAGCCTTCCGCGCATTCTTGGCCACGGTGGACGACGCCTCGCCCCCAGTAACCGGCGCCGCAGCAGAAATCTGCCCCAACACATCGATCACCTGCTTACACCACCGAACAAAGTCCCCGGCCGGCATCTCAACCTCCCGAAGCACCTCGTCCAACCCCTTCCCACTGGCCCACATATACGCGGCCCAGGCAAACCCGAGATCAGGCTCCCGCTGCCCGACCCCCTCGGTCTGAGTGATCCGGAAGTCCTCCTCGAGCGCATCGAGCCGCCCCCAGATCCGCACCATCTCCCCCAGCGCGGCCTTCGCCGCACCGGACGGCACCTTGGGAACCGTCGCATCGTCACTGACCCGCGCCTCGAATACCAACGCCGAGACACACGCGGCGAGTTCGGCAGGAGCAAGCCCCTCCCAGACACCCTCCCGCAGACACTCACTGGCCAGCAGATCGAGCTCGCCGTACAGCCGGGCCAGCCGCTTGCCGTGCTCGGTGACCTCGTTGCCCCGCAGATAACCGAGTTCGGTCAGCAGCGCGACGATCCGGTCGAAGGTCCGGGCGATCGTGTTCGTCCGCCCCTCGATCCGCCGCTCCAACTGCGTGGTGTCCCGCTGCAGCCGGTGATACCGCTCGGCCCAACGCGCATGGTCCTCACGGTCGTTGCACCCATGACACGGATGCGCCCGGATCGCCGTACGCAACTGCGCGATCTCGCGGTCGTCCGCGGCCTGCGAACGCTGCTTGCGGGCCCGCTCCGGCGGAATGTGCCCGGCCTTGGTGCGCAGCGCGGAGGCCAGGTCCCGACGGGACTGCGGGGAACGGGCGTTGAAGGTCTTCGGGATCCGCATCCGGTCCAACGCCTCGACGGGGACGGGGAAGTCCATCGACGCGAGCCGCTTGACCTGCCGCTCGACGGTCAGGACCAGCGGCCGCGGCCCGTCGTGCTGCTCGAAGCCGCGATGGCCGTTGGACCGCCCGGCAGGCAGTCCCGGGTCCAACACCAGTGCCAGACCGGCGTACTTGCCGGTCGGGACATGGATGATGTCCCCCGGCTTGAGCTTCTCCAGCGCGACGGCGGACTCGGCACGCCGTAGCGCCACGCCCTGCCGGGCCAGCTCGGTCTCGCGGTCCTTGAGCTCACGGCGCAGCCGCATGTAGTCGTCGAAGTCGCCCAAGTGGCAGGTCATGGAGTCCTTGTAGCCCTCCAGGCCCTCCTCGTTGCGCTGCACCTGCTTCGAGATCCCGACGACCGACCGGTCCGCCTGGAACTGCGCGAAGGACGTCTCCAGCAGCTCCCGCGAACGGTGCCGCCCGAACTGGTCGACGAGGTTGACCGCCATGTTGTACGACGGCTTGAAGCTGGAGCGCAGCGGATACGTACGGGTGCCGGCCAGTCCCGCGAGGTGCTCGGGACTGATCCCGCGCTGCCACAGCACGACGGCATGGCCCTCGACGTCGATACCTCGGCGCCCGGCCCGACCCGTCAACTGGGTGTACTCGCCGGGGGTGATGTCGGCATGCTGCTCGCCGTTCCACTTGACGAGCTTCTCCAACACCACCGAGCGCGCGGGCATGTTGATGCCGAGCGCCAGGGTCTCCGTGGCGAACACGGCCTTGACGAGCCCGCGCAGGAACAGCTCCTCCACGACCTCCTTGAACGTCGGCAGCATGCCCGCGTGATGGGCCGCGATCCCGCGCTCCAGGCCTTCCAGCCACTCGTAGTACCCGAGGACATGCAGGTCCTCGTTCGGAATGGACGCCGTGCGCTCCTCGACGAGCGCGCGCACCTTCTCCCGCGCCTCGTCGTCGTTGAGCCGCAGCCCGGCGTACAGACACTGCTGTACGGCGGCCTCGCAGGCGGCGCGGCTGAAGATGAAGGTGATGGCGGGCAGCAGGTCTTCGTTGTCCAGCCGCTCGATGACCTCGGGGCGTCCCGGGGTCCACACCCGCGAACGCGATCTGCGCTCCCGCTCCCGGTCGGCCTCGCGCATCGCACGGCCGCGTCTGCGGTCCTGGTACGACGGGCGCTGCGCCTCCATGCGGGCCAGGCGCGCGAGGTCGGGGTTGACGGCCTTCTTGTTGCCCTCGCCCTCCTCGAACAGGTCGTACATCCGCCGCCCGGCGAGCACGTGCTGGAACAGCGGCACGGGCCGGTGCTCGGAGACGATCACCTCGGTGTCGCCGCGGACGGTGTCGAGCCAGTCGCCGAACTCCTCGGCGTTCGACACCGTCGCCGACAGCGAGACCAGGGTCACCGACTCGGGGAGGTGGATGATCACCTCTTCCCATACGGCGCCGCGGAAGCGGTCGGAGAGGTAGTGCACCTCGTCCATGACCACGTAGCCGAGGCCGAGGAGGGTCTGCGAACCGGCGTACAGCATGTTGCGCAGCACCTCGGTGGTCATGACGACCACCGGCGCTTCGGAGTTGACGCTGTTGTCGCCGGTGAGCAGGCCGACCTTGTCCGCGCCGTAACGGCGGCACAGGTCGGCGTACTTCTGGTTCGACAGCGCCTTGATCGGGGTCGTGTAGAAGCACTTCTTGCCCTGCTGGAGGGCGAGGTGGACGGCGAACTCGCCGACGATCGTCTTGCCGGAGCCGGTGGGCGCCGCGACCAGCACGCCCTTCCCCGCTTCGAGCGCCTGGCAGGCCTCGATCTGGAAGGGGTCGAGACCGAAGTCGTACATCTCGCGGAAGCCCGCGAGCGCGGTGGCCTGCTCGGCTGCCCGCAGGCGGGCTGCCGCGTACCGCTCGGCCGGGGAGAGGTCCTCTGTCATCGTGCTTTCGAGCGTACCGGGCGCCACTGACAACAGGACGATCATTATCCGTTCCCACGAGTCCTCCACACACGGAGACCGGCCGCCCGCGCTGCGGGAACGGCCGGTCTCGGCGGAGATCGGGAAGGTGATCAGGTCACGTCGTCATAGCCGTTGACCCGGTCGGAACCCGTGCCGCTCGCCTGCTCGGGCAGGGCCGCCCGGCCGGCCGAGACGGTCTCGACGTCGCCGATGTCCTCGGGGGTGAGGTCCAGGTCCGATGCCTCGTCGTCGCCCGGTCCCGCCGCGTCACGGCGGCGCTTGCGCCGGTCGTTGAGCAGCGAGAAGACGACCGCGCCGAAGTACAGCACCCAGATCGGCCCGGCCAGGGCCAGCATGGTCAGCGGGTCGGTACTGGGGGTGGCGACGGCCGCGAAGACCGTGATGCCGAGAATCATGGCGCGCCACCAGCTCAGCATCCGCTTGCCGGTCAGCGCACCCGTGAGGTTGAGCATGATCAGCAGCAGGGGCAGCTCGAACGAGAGGCCGAAGACCAGCACCATGCGTGTGACCAGGTCGAGCAGGTCGTCGAGCGGCAGCAGGTTGTTGACGTCCTTGGGCGTGAAGCCGATCAGGACCTGTGCCGTGGTGGGCAGCACCCGGTAGGCGAAGTAGGCGCCACCGAGGAACAGCGGGACTCCGGTGCCGACGAAGGCGAGCGCGTACTTCTTCTCGTTCTTGTGCAGGCCGGGGGCGACGAAACCCCAGAGCTGGTACAGCCAGACCGGGGAGGCCAGGACGACACCGGCCATCAAGGACACCTTCAACGCCAGCGTGAACGGCGTCAGCAGACCGTTGATCGTGATCTGCGCACACGGCTGGGACGTCTTGGACGCCCTCGACAGCTCCTCGAAGTTCTGGGAGCAACCGACCGAGTGCAACACCGGCTTGGTGATGATGTTGACGATGTCGTTGTAGAAGAAGGCGGCCACGCAGGTCACCACGATGATGGCGAGCATCGCCTTCGCGAGCCGGTTGCGCAGCTCGCGCAGATGGTCCGCGAGTGGCATCCGCCCCTCGGGGTCCTTCTCCTTCGTGCGGGCAGACTTAGGCAACCCACGTCCTCATCTCGTGCGGCAGGCCGAGGGGGTCCCGGCCCTGCGTCAGCGCTTGGTCGTGTCCGACGGCTCGGTGACGGGACGCGCACTGGTCACGTCGCCGGGAGCTGCCTGGATGGTGCGCTGCACGGACTCGTCGGTGTTCGGCGGGCCGGCCGGGGCGGGGGTGCTGTTGCCCTCTTCCTTCATCGCCTTGGCTTCGCTCTTCAGGATGCGAGCGGACTTGCCGAGCGAGCGGGCCATGTCCGGAAGCTTCTTCGCGCCGAACAGGAGCACGATGACGACGAGGATGAGAATGATCTCGGGAGCTCCGAGCCTTCCGAACATAAGTCTTTACCTTCTCACCGAGGCGGCTGGGGTGGGGTGCTGTCCGATCGGTCGGACATCTGTCCGACCTTCGTGCTGCCAGCGATCGTAACGCTCAGGGGTAAACGCGAGGCAATCCCTGTGCGTACTCCCGGTCCGCGCTCCGGGCCTCGTTATCCGGACCGCGATCAGCAGAGTACCCGCCTCCACCGACAACGTGACAGGGCAAAGCGACGCGAAGCGCATGAGGCGCGCAACTCACACCCAGCCCATATGTGACTCACAGTGCGTCGACGGAACGGGCCGTCGCCACGGCCGCGCGCTCCAGGTCCTCGGCCGCTCTGTTGATGCGGTGCGCGGCGTCCGCGACCTGGAGTCCGAGCCGCCGCGCCTCCAGGAAGACCCGGACGGCGAGCACGCCGAGCACGGCGAGACCCAGGAAACCCACAGCTACCGCGACCATCGCCCAGAACATGGGGCGAGCCTAGACCCTGCTACCCGACGGAGGTCAGCCGCAGGGTCCTGACGCCGCCGCCGGTGAGCAGCTCGACGATCCGCTCGCCCGCGGGCTTGCGGACCGCGGCGCCGCAGTCGGGGCAGGTGAAGGAGTAGAAGGTGGTGCGGCTGGTGGCGCCGATGGCGAGGCGCAGGGCGCTCGCCGCGAGTTCGAAGTTGGACCGGCAGTCCGGGCAGCCCGCTCTGAACATCACGGGCACCACGCTCTTCATCCCGGCGAACGCGGCGGCCACCGTCATCTCCGGGCCGGCCGAGACACCCTGGGCACCCGGAACACCTGTCGTCGTCGACTCGCTCACAGCCCCTGCTCCTGCCTCTCGTCAACACCGTGCACTGCGTCAACAACACCCTGCGGGCCGTCGTACGCCGCCAAGGCCTCGCGGGCGGCCCGGCGGGCGCTGTCTGCGAGGTCGCTCGGGGAGACGATCCGGCCGTCGCGCCCGAGCCGCAGGGCCAGGCGTCTCAGGGACGTCGGGTCGGGGGTGCGCAAGGTAATACGCAGCCCGCCGTCGGGAAGCTCATCGGCACTGTCGTGCGGGTAGTACTCGGCGACCCAGCGCCCGCCCGGACCGACCTCGACCACGACCTCCGGGTCCTCGGCGGCGGGCTGCACCAGCGCCTCCGACAGGTCCCGCAGCTCGATCTCCGGGGGTGCGGACGGCTCGTCGAGGATCTTGATCTCGGCGACCCGGTCGAGGCGGAAGGTGCGGCGCGCCTCGGAGCGCCGGCACCAGGCCTCCACGTACGTGTGCCCGACGCTGACCAGCCGGATGGGGTCGATCTCGCGCTCGCTCAACTCGTCGCGGGCGGGCGAGTAGTAGCGGATCCACAGGCGGCGGCGCTCCGAGATCGCGCGGTCGACGTCCGCGAAGACCCCGCCCTCGGACTCGAAGGTCACCGAAAGGCGTGCGCTGGCCCCGGCCGCCTCACCGGCCGCCGCCTCCAGCTTGGCGTTGGCCCGCAGCAGCGCCTGCCGGTCGCTCTCGCGCAGGCCCGGCAGGGTCGACACGGCACGGGCGGCCACCAGGAGCGCGGTCGCCTCGTCGGCGGCGAGGCGGAGCGGCTCGGCGACATCGTCCGGGTTGTGCCACCAGATGCGGTCGCCGTCGGTGTCGATGTCGAGCAGGTCACCACCCCGGAAGCTGGTCCCGCACATGGGCAGTACGTCGAGGTCGGAGACCAGCTCGTCCTCGGTGATCCCGAAGGCACGGGCCACGTCCTCGATACGTGCCCCGGGGCGCTCCTTCAGATAGGTCACCAGGGAGAGCATCCGCCGGGTCTGGTCGATGGCGTTGACGGGCCTGACCGGTTTGCCTGCCACAGTTCTCTTCCGCTCCCCCTCAGCCCTTGGCCACGGCGCGCAGCCGGTCCACCACGTCGGCCCGCAGCTCGGCGGGCTCCAGGACGACGACATCGGGCCCGAACTCCACCAGCCAGGCGTCCAGCCCGTGGCCGTACGGAATCTCCAACTCGTCCCAGCCGTCCCCGAGTTCCCGAACCGCCGCGGCTTTCGCCCGCAGGGGGTACCCGGAGCCCGTGCGCAGCCGGATCAGCGCGGAGCGGTCGGCGGTCTCCCCCGCCCAGCTCGCGACGGTCTCGCGCACGGTGACGACGTCGGGGATGTCCGCGGTGAACCGCCCGTTGCGCGAGCGCACCTTGCCGGTGATCCGGGAGAGCCGGAAGACCCGCTCGGCCCCGCGGTCCCGGTCCCAGCCGGCGAGGTACCAGTGGCCGCGCCAGCACTCCAGGGCCCATGGCTCGACGCTGCGGGTCTCGGGGCGGGCGGCGGTGGCCTTGCGGTACTCGAACACGACGGGCCGGCGGTCGCGGCAGGCCAGCATCAGCGGCTCGAACGACGCCTCGTGCACCGGGATCCGCGGCTCCAGGGCGCCGTGCGGCTCGTACGGGTCGAGGTCCTCGGGCATCCCGGCCGCGCGCAGCTTCTGCAGCGCGCCGCTGGCCGCGCCGGCGAGCCGGGCCTGCTGCCACACCTTGGCGGCGAGACCGAGGGCCGCGGCCTCCTCGGCGTCGAGGGTGATCGGAGGGAGGCGGTTGCTGTCGCGGCGGGCGAGATAGCCGACCTCGCCGTCCAGGTTCTCCACCGTCTCGATGACGAGCCCGAGTTCGCGCAGATCGTCCTTGTCGCGCTCGAACATCCGGTTGAAGGAGTCGTCCGAGCCCGCTTCCAGATAGGCCTCGATGGATTCCCGCAGCTCACGCTTGCTGAGCGGCCGCCGCGTCCCGAGCAGACACAGCGCGAGGTTCATCAGCCGCTCGGCCTTGGCAATGGCCATCGACGCCCTTCGCCTTCCTATGTGCTTACGAACGATGACCGTACCGCCCTGCGGTGGCCTGGCAAAAGCCGAGGGCCCATGCCCGAGCAGGCATGGGCCCTCGCTGATCGGGTCCGGTCGGAACCGGTGATCAGACGGCGACGAGGTCGACCACGAAGATCAGGGTCTCGCCCGGCTTGATCGCCGGGGTCGGGCTCTGGTTGCCGTAGGCGAGGTGCGCCGGGATGGTCAACTGGCGACGGCCACCGACCTTCATGCCCTGCACGCCCTTGTCCCAGCCCTTGATGACACGGCCGCCACCGAGCGGGAAGCGGAACGGCTCGCCGCGGTTCCAGCTCGCGTCGAACTCCTCGCCGGTGCTGAAGGCCACGCCCACGTAGTGGACGGTGACGTTCTGGCCCGCCTGCGCGATCTCGCCGTCCCCCTCCCACAGGTCCTTGATCTCCAGGTCGGCCGGGGGTGCGCCCTCAGGGAAGTCGATCTCGGGCTTCTCGATGCTCACGTCTCTAGCTCCTGCTTGTGTACGACAAGGCAACGGGAACAGTCTCGCATCCCGGCCGACGTCCCGCGCAGACCAGGCCGTTCACCTGCGGGTGGACTACATCGCCGCCAGGATGTCCACCGAGAACACCAGGGTGTCGCCCTTCTTGATGACACCGCCGCTCGGCGGGGTGTCGCCGTAGGCCAGGTCCGCGGGCGCGACGATCATGACGCGGCTGCCGACCTTCTTGCCGGTGACGCCCTGCGCCAGGCCCTTGACGACCGACTCCATCTG from Streptomyces sp. NBC_01478 includes the following:
- the atzF gene encoding allophanate hydrolase, with the protein product MSMTVSRVRAAYARIEAVDRPEIWIDLRPQPEVEQEAQALDERLSAGEQLPLAGRLFAAKGNIDVQGLPTTAGCPSYAYEPETDAPVVARLRAAGAIVLGTTNLDQFATGLVGTRSPYGAVRNAHDPARISGGSSAGSAVAVALGIVDFALGTDTAGSGRVPAAFNGIVGLKPTKGLVPTEGVVPACASIDCVTVFARTLPEAEQALSFMASPPDRDLPPLPQRAPGPWRVAVAARDDLGELDEGWAEAYDAAVERLRGAGAEIRTLDLTPFTEAAAMLYQGAFVAERYTAVGAFVDKAIASGSEDLDPTVAGIITRARDIPAHQLYADQDRLDALRARALAELADADALLLPTTPGHPTLAEVAADPLGANARLGRFTNSTNLFDLAAVAVPSGEVNGLPFGVMLIGPAFTDDRLAQISRDLNPETYIAVVGAHLTGQPLNPQLLSLGAHLDRTTTTAPVYRLHTLATTPPKPGLVRVGEGGASIEAEVWRLPAEGLGRLLTALPRPMTLGSVELTDGTSVPGFLCEPGALSNAEDITSYGGWRNYMSS
- a CDS encoding helix-turn-helix transcriptional regulator, which encodes MAIAKAERLMNLALCLLGTRRPLSKRELRESIEAYLEAGSDDSFNRMFERDKDDLRELGLVIETVENLDGEVGYLARRDSNRLPPITLDAEEAAALGLAAKVWQQARLAGAASGALQKLRAAGMPEDLDPYEPHGALEPRIPVHEASFEPLMLACRDRRPVVFEYRKATAARPETRSVEPWALECWRGHWYLAGWDRDRGAERVFRLSRITGKVRSRNGRFTADIPDVVTVRETVASWAGETADRSALIRLRTGSGYPLRAKAAAVRELGDGWDELEIPYGHGLDAWLVEFGPDVVVLEPAELRADVVDRLRAVAKG
- a CDS encoding helix-turn-helix transcriptional regulator; amino-acid sequence: MAGKPVRPVNAIDQTRRMLSLVTYLKERPGARIEDVARAFGITEDELVSDLDVLPMCGTSFRGGDLLDIDTDGDRIWWHNPDDVAEPLRLAADEATALLVAARAVSTLPGLRESDRQALLRANAKLEAAAGEAAGASARLSVTFESEGGVFADVDRAISERRRLWIRYYSPARDELSEREIDPIRLVSVGHTYVEAWCRRSEARRTFRLDRVAEIKILDEPSAPPEIELRDLSEALVQPAAEDPEVVVEVGPGGRWVAEYYPHDSADELPDGGLRITLRTPDPTSLRRLALRLGRDGRIVSPSDLADSARRAAREALAAYDGPQGVVDAVHGVDERQEQGL
- a CDS encoding FKBP-type peptidyl-prolyl cis-trans isomerase, which gives rise to MSIEKPEIDFPEGAPPADLEIKDLWEGDGEIAQAGQNVTVHYVGVAFSTGEEFDASWNRGEPFRFPLGGGRVIKGWDKGVQGMKVGGRRQLTIPAHLAYGNQSPTPAIKPGETLIFVVDLVAV
- the tatC gene encoding twin-arginine translocase subunit TatC gives rise to the protein MPKSARTKEKDPEGRMPLADHLRELRNRLAKAMLAIIVVTCVAAFFYNDIVNIITKPVLHSVGCSQNFEELSRASKTSQPCAQITINGLLTPFTLALKVSLMAGVVLASPVWLYQLWGFVAPGLHKNEKKYALAFVGTGVPLFLGGAYFAYRVLPTTAQVLIGFTPKDVNNLLPLDDLLDLVTRMVLVFGLSFELPLLLIMLNLTGALTGKRMLSWWRAMILGITVFAAVATPSTDPLTMLALAGPIWVLYFGAVVFSLLNDRRKRRRDAAGPGDDEASDLDLTPEDIGDVETVSAGRAALPEQASGTGSDRVNGYDDVT
- a CDS encoding DEAD/DEAH box helicase; protein product: MIVLLSVAPGTLESTMTEDLSPAERYAAARLRAAEQATALAGFREMYDFGLDPFQIEACQALEAGKGVLVAAPTGSGKTIVGEFAVHLALQQGKKCFYTTPIKALSNQKYADLCRRYGADKVGLLTGDNSVNSEAPVVVMTTEVLRNMLYAGSQTLLGLGYVVMDEVHYLSDRFRGAVWEEVIIHLPESVTLVSLSATVSNAEEFGDWLDTVRGDTEVIVSEHRPVPLFQHVLAGRRMYDLFEEGEGNKKAVNPDLARLARMEAQRPSYQDRRRGRAMREADRERERRSRSRVWTPGRPEVIERLDNEDLLPAITFIFSRAACEAAVQQCLYAGLRLNDDEAREKVRALVEERTASIPNEDLHVLGYYEWLEGLERGIAAHHAGMLPTFKEVVEELFLRGLVKAVFATETLALGINMPARSVVLEKLVKWNGEQHADITPGEYTQLTGRAGRRGIDVEGHAVVLWQRGISPEHLAGLAGTRTYPLRSSFKPSYNMAVNLVDQFGRHRSRELLETSFAQFQADRSVVGISKQVQRNEEGLEGYKDSMTCHLGDFDDYMRLRRELKDRETELARQGVALRRAESAVALEKLKPGDIIHVPTGKYAGLALVLDPGLPAGRSNGHRGFEQHDGPRPLVLTVERQVKRLASMDFPVPVEALDRMRIPKTFNARSPQSRRDLASALRTKAGHIPPERARKQRSQAADDREIAQLRTAIRAHPCHGCNDREDHARWAERYHRLQRDTTQLERRIEGRTNTIARTFDRIVALLTELGYLRGNEVTEHGKRLARLYGELDLLASECLREGVWEGLAPAELAACVSALVFEARVSDDATVPKVPSGAAKAALGEMVRIWGRLDALEEDFRITQTEGVGQREPDLGFAWAAYMWASGKGLDEVLREVEMPAGDFVRWCKQVIDVLGQISAAAPVTGGEASSTVAKNARKAVELLLRGVVAYSSVG
- the tatA gene encoding Sec-independent protein translocase subunit TatA; translation: MFGRLGAPEIILILVVIVLLFGAKKLPDMARSLGKSARILKSEAKAMKEEGNSTPAPAGPPNTDESVQRTIQAAPGDVTSARPVTEPSDTTKR